One Amaranthus tricolor cultivar Red isolate AtriRed21 chromosome 10, ASM2621246v1, whole genome shotgun sequence genomic window carries:
- the LOC130824827 gene encoding uncharacterized protein LOC130824827, which translates to MASSTKLHPTTLVTNIKTCVPIQLDDEGTTTWVTLFKLYFRAHLMDTHILPDDSTKASVSKDSEWQCLDDIVRTWIYDTISPSLLKSIVRPDDSAFDAWTRIENNFQNNKTSHILLFESKFNDISLANFPNVKAYCIELENLATSLNNLGTSISDNRLAL; encoded by the coding sequence ATGGCTTCTTCCACAAAATTACACCCGACCACATTGGTTACTAACATTAAAACTTGTGTTCCCATTCAACTTGATGATGAAGGCACAACTACTTGGGTAACTCTCTTTAAGCTTTATTTTCGGGCTCATCTTATGGATACACATATTCTTCCTGATGACTCTACTAAAGCGTCGGTTTCTAAGGACTCCGAATGGCAATGTCTTGATGATATTGTCCGCACGTGGATTTATGATACTATTAGTCCTTCTCTTCTTAAATCGATTGTCCGTCCCGATGATAGTGCTTTTGATGCTTGGACTcgcattgaaaataattttcaaaacaacaaaacttcCCATATTCTTCTTTTTGAGTCCAAATTCAATGATATTTCCCTTGCTAACTTCCCGAATGTGAAGGCTTATTGTATTGAACTTGAGAATCTTGCTACTTCTCTTAACAATCTTGGCACTTCCATTTCCGACAATCGGTTGGCTCTTTAA